One window of the Niallia circulans genome contains the following:
- the noc gene encoding nucleoid occlusion protein — protein sequence MKPSFSRFFGLGEKGDPIEDASQLGADAAQEEIENMGNSEEVRKIPIHQIVPNRFQPRTVFDDEKIEELARTIHTHGIIQPIVIREYEQDKFEIIAGERRWRAMKKLGWEEAPAIIKNLSDTETASVALIENLQREELSPIEEAIAYGKLLELHNLTQEALAQRLGKGQSTVANKLRLLKLPEEIQEALLNKEISERHARSMIPLKEREKQIQLLQEIIEKGLNVKQTEERVVRMLEQTKQKPKPKRKAFSKDMRIAVNTIRQSLNMVSDSGINLNAQEEEFEDFYQFTIKIPKKK from the coding sequence ATGAAGCCTTCTTTCTCACGATTTTTTGGACTAGGCGAAAAAGGAGATCCAATAGAAGATGCTAGTCAATTAGGTGCAGATGCTGCTCAAGAGGAGATCGAGAATATGGGAAACAGTGAAGAAGTTAGAAAAATCCCAATTCATCAGATTGTTCCTAACCGTTTTCAACCAAGAACGGTATTTGATGATGAAAAAATTGAAGAATTAGCTCGTACAATCCATACCCATGGTATTATTCAACCAATAGTAATTAGAGAGTATGAGCAAGATAAATTTGAAATCATTGCTGGAGAACGAAGATGGAGAGCAATGAAAAAGCTTGGTTGGGAAGAAGCGCCAGCTATCATAAAAAACTTGAGTGATACAGAAACTGCGTCTGTTGCACTTATTGAAAATCTTCAAAGAGAAGAGCTTTCTCCAATTGAAGAAGCAATTGCATATGGAAAATTATTAGAGCTGCACAATCTTACCCAGGAGGCCCTTGCGCAAAGATTAGGGAAAGGGCAATCGACTGTTGCGAATAAATTGAGACTTCTTAAATTGCCAGAAGAAATTCAAGAAGCTTTATTAAATAAAGAGATTTCTGAGCGTCATGCTCGTTCGATGATTCCATTAAAAGAACGCGAAAAACAAATTCAGCTTTTACAAGAAATCATTGAAAAGGGCTTAAACGTAAAGCAAACAGAAGAGCGTGTAGTGAGAATGCTCGAACAGACGAAGCAGAAGCCAAAGCCAAAAAGAAAGGCTTTTAGTAAAGATATGCGGATAGCTGTAAATACAATCCGCCAATCATTAAATATGGTTTCTGATAGTGGTATTAATCTGAATGCTCAAGAAGAAGAATTTGAAGATTTTTACCAATTTACGATTAAAATACCGAAAAAGAAATAA
- the rsmG gene encoding 16S rRNA (guanine(527)-N(7))-methyltransferase RsmG → MNTEEFIQMLSDKGITLSEKQINQFELYYETLVEWNEKMNLTAITEKSDVYLKHFYDSITAGFYYEGFHHPAQLCDVGAGAGFPSIPLKIVFPDLKVTIVDSLKKRIHFLEHLASVLELEEVNFIHDRAETFGQNKEYRETFDIVTARAVARLSVLSELCLPLVKVGGTFVAMKAASAKEELEAGKKAVNLLGGKVNATHAFLLPIEESERNIITIAKEKPTPKKYPRKPGTPNKEPIE, encoded by the coding sequence ATGAATACGGAAGAATTTATTCAAATGCTCTCCGATAAAGGAATCACTTTATCGGAAAAGCAAATAAATCAGTTTGAGCTCTACTATGAAACATTGGTAGAGTGGAATGAAAAAATGAATTTAACAGCTATTACGGAAAAATCAGATGTTTATTTGAAGCATTTTTATGATTCCATTACTGCTGGATTTTACTATGAAGGGTTTCATCATCCTGCACAGCTATGTGATGTGGGAGCTGGGGCTGGCTTTCCAAGTATTCCTTTAAAAATTGTCTTTCCTGATTTAAAGGTAACAATTGTTGACTCCTTGAAGAAAAGAATTCACTTTCTTGAGCATCTAGCGTCCGTTTTAGAGTTAGAAGAGGTTAACTTTATTCATGACCGAGCAGAAACCTTTGGCCAAAATAAAGAGTATCGTGAAACATTTGATATTGTTACGGCCAGAGCTGTAGCAAGACTTTCCGTCTTAAGTGAACTTTGTCTACCACTAGTAAAGGTTGGAGGTACTTTTGTTGCTATGAAAGCAGCAAGTGCCAAAGAAGAACTGGAAGCTGGAAAAAAGGCTGTAAACCTATTAGGAGGAAAGGTGAATGCAACACACGCCTTTTTGTTGCCAATTGAAGAAAGCGAAAGAAATATCATCACAATCGCAAAGGAAAAGCCAACACCTAAAAAGTATCCTAGAAAACCAGGAACTCCTAATAAGGAACCAATCGAATAG
- the mnmG gene encoding tRNA uridine-5-carboxymethylaminomethyl(34) synthesis enzyme MnmG, producing the protein MQYEAGNYDVIVIGAGHAGCEAGLAAARLGAKTLMLTINLDMVAFMPCNPSVGGPAKGIVVREIDALGGEMGKNIDKTYIQMRMLNTGKGPAVRALRAQADKYMYQHEMKKTLENEPNLTLIQGMVEELIVEDQVAKGVITKTGATYRAKTIVVTTGTYLRGEIILGELKYSSGPNNQQPSIRLSEHLQELGFDLVRFKTGTPPRVNSHTIDYSKTEIQPGDDVPRAFSYETTKFITEQLPCWLTYTNETTHQIIDANLHRSPMYSGMIKGTGPRYCPSIEDKVVRFNDKPRHQIFLEPEGKNTQEVYVQGLSTSLPEDVQQEILRTIPGLENVQMMRAGYAIEYDAIVPTQLWPTLETKKIKNLYTAGQINGTSGYEEAAGQGLMAGINAGLNALEKEEVILSRSDAYIGVLIDDLVTKGTNEPYRLLTSRAEYRLLLRHDNADLRLTDIGYRIGLISEERYAKFSEKKQLIEKEKQRLSEVMLKPNEQVQNVIKEQGGSELKDGIRAGDLLKRPEMNYSHIEGLAPSEIELTEDIKEQVEIQIKYEGYIEKSLQQVERLKKMENKKIPENIDYDAISSLATEAVQKLKKVRPLSIAQASRISGVNPADISILLVYLEQGKIARV; encoded by the coding sequence ATGCAGTACGAAGCTGGAAATTATGATGTAATTGTTATTGGTGCAGGCCATGCAGGTTGTGAAGCAGGACTTGCGGCAGCAAGACTAGGCGCCAAAACATTAATGTTAACAATTAATTTAGATATGGTTGCTTTTATGCCATGTAATCCATCTGTTGGAGGACCGGCAAAAGGGATTGTTGTTAGAGAAATTGATGCCCTTGGCGGCGAAATGGGTAAAAATATTGATAAGACCTATATTCAGATGAGAATGTTGAATACAGGAAAAGGACCTGCAGTCCGTGCACTAAGAGCTCAGGCAGATAAATATATGTATCAACATGAAATGAAAAAGACATTAGAAAATGAACCTAATCTGACATTAATTCAAGGGATGGTAGAAGAATTAATAGTAGAGGATCAAGTTGCAAAAGGTGTCATTACGAAAACGGGTGCTACGTATCGTGCAAAAACAATTGTCGTCACTACTGGAACATATCTTCGCGGCGAAATTATTTTAGGGGAGCTTAAATATTCAAGCGGTCCGAATAACCAGCAGCCATCCATTCGATTATCAGAGCATTTACAGGAGCTAGGTTTTGACTTAGTTCGCTTTAAAACAGGAACACCTCCTCGTGTAAATAGTCATACTATTGACTACTCTAAAACAGAAATACAGCCAGGAGATGATGTTCCAAGAGCATTTTCTTATGAAACAACGAAATTTATTACAGAACAGCTTCCTTGCTGGTTAACATATACAAATGAAACAACACACCAAATTATTGATGCAAACTTACATCGTTCTCCGATGTACTCAGGGATGATTAAAGGAACTGGACCACGTTATTGCCCATCAATTGAAGATAAAGTGGTTCGATTTAACGATAAACCGCGACATCAAATTTTCTTAGAGCCAGAGGGAAAAAACACTCAAGAAGTTTATGTGCAAGGATTATCCACAAGCTTGCCTGAAGATGTTCAACAGGAAATTCTAAGAACGATACCAGGATTAGAAAATGTGCAAATGATGCGTGCGGGATATGCAATTGAGTATGATGCAATTGTGCCAACACAGCTATGGCCAACATTGGAAACAAAGAAAATCAAAAATCTTTATACTGCTGGTCAAATTAATGGAACTTCAGGATACGAAGAGGCAGCAGGGCAAGGATTAATGGCTGGGATAAATGCAGGCTTAAATGCTTTAGAAAAAGAAGAAGTTATTTTAAGTCGTTCTGATGCATATATTGGCGTTTTAATTGATGATTTAGTTACAAAGGGTACAAATGAACCTTACCGTCTTTTAACTTCTCGAGCAGAATATCGTTTATTACTTCGCCATGATAATGCAGATTTGCGTTTAACGGATATTGGCTATAGAATTGGTCTTATTTCTGAAGAACGTTACGCAAAATTCTCGGAGAAAAAGCAATTAATTGAAAAAGAAAAGCAACGTTTAAGCGAAGTCATGCTAAAGCCAAATGAACAAGTTCAAAACGTTATTAAAGAACAAGGCGGCAGTGAATTAAAAGATGGCATAAGAGCAGGAGACTTATTAAAGCGACCTGAAATGAATTATAGTCATATTGAAGGACTGGCACCTAGTGAGATAGAATTAACGGAAGATATAAAAGAGCAAGTAGAAATTCAGATAAAGTATGAAGGCTATATTGAGAAATCCTTACAGCAAGTAGAAAGACTAAAGAAAATGGAGAATAAAAAAATTCCTGAGAACATTGATTATGATGCTATCTCTAGTCTTGCAACAGAAGCAGTACAGAAATTAAAAAAAGTTCGACCATTGTCCATTGCGCAGGCATCAAGAATATCTGGGGTAAATCCAGCAGATATATCCATTTTATTAGTTTATTTAGAACAAGGGAAAATTGCTCGAGTTTAA
- the mnmE gene encoding tRNA uridine-5-carboxymethylaminomethyl(34) synthesis GTPase MnmE, with the protein MELDTIAAISTPMGEGAIAIVRLSGPDSIKIADKLFKSIGNKKLSEVATHTIHYGHIMDPATNEVVEEVMVSLMRGPKTFTKEDVVEINCHGGLASVNRLLQLTTSHGARIAEPGEFTKRAFLNGRIDLSQAEAVMDLIRAKTDRAMNVALGQMEGRLSKLIKHLRQEILETLAQVEVNIDYPEYDDVEEMTQQVMFEKSKYIKTEIEKLLQTSQQGKILREGLATVIVGRPNVGKSSLLNSLVQENKAIVTDIPGTTRDVIEEYVNVRGVPLRLLDTAGIRETEDIVERIGVEKSRKVLREADLILLVLNYADDLTEEDKNIFKATEGMDFIVIVNKTDLPQKIDLEKVKELAGNRKVITTSLVEENGVDQLEEAISSLFFEGSIEASDMTYVSNSRHISLLNQALNAISDAIVGAETGTPIDIVQIDLTRTWEILGEIIGESVHESLINQLFSQFCLGK; encoded by the coding sequence ATGGAATTAGATACAATTGCTGCGATATCGACGCCAATGGGCGAGGGAGCGATCGCAATCGTTCGATTAAGTGGACCGGATTCAATAAAAATCGCAGACAAGCTCTTTAAGAGTATAGGAAATAAAAAGTTAAGTGAGGTAGCAACTCATACGATACATTATGGACATATCATGGATCCAGCAACAAATGAGGTTGTGGAAGAAGTAATGGTATCGTTGATGAGAGGGCCGAAAACTTTTACAAAAGAAGATGTTGTCGAAATTAATTGCCATGGTGGACTTGCCTCGGTGAATCGCTTATTGCAGTTGACTACTTCTCATGGTGCAAGAATTGCCGAACCAGGTGAATTTACAAAAAGAGCCTTTTTGAATGGAAGAATCGATCTTTCTCAGGCAGAAGCGGTAATGGATTTAATAAGAGCCAAAACAGATCGAGCGATGAATGTAGCACTTGGACAAATGGAAGGAAGATTATCGAAATTAATCAAGCATTTGCGCCAAGAAATTTTAGAGACATTAGCTCAAGTAGAGGTTAATATAGATTATCCAGAGTATGATGATGTGGAAGAGATGACACAGCAAGTGATGTTCGAGAAATCGAAGTATATTAAGACGGAGATTGAAAAATTACTGCAAACATCACAACAAGGAAAGATTCTGCGAGAAGGTCTAGCAACCGTTATTGTGGGAAGACCAAATGTAGGGAAATCCTCTTTATTAAATAGTTTAGTGCAAGAAAATAAAGCAATCGTTACAGATATCCCTGGTACAACAAGAGATGTCATTGAAGAATATGTAAATGTGCGCGGAGTTCCTCTTCGTTTGCTGGATACTGCCGGTATTCGAGAAACAGAAGATATTGTAGAGCGAATAGGGGTAGAGAAATCTCGGAAGGTACTACGAGAAGCAGATTTAATTTTGCTTGTCTTAAATTATGCGGATGATTTAACAGAAGAAGATAAGAATATTTTTAAGGCAACAGAAGGTATGGATTTTATTGTAATAGTTAATAAAACAGACTTACCACAAAAGATTGATTTAGAAAAAGTAAAAGAACTTGCCGGTAATCGAAAAGTCATTACGACTTCTTTAGTAGAAGAAAATGGTGTAGATCAATTAGAAGAGGCAATATCCAGCCTATTCTTTGAAGGTTCCATTGAAGCAAGTGATATGACTTATGTTTCTAACTCTAGACATATTTCCTTATTGAATCAAGCATTAAATGCTATTAGTGATGCAATAGTAGGCGCAGAAACTGGAACACCAATCGATATTGTACAAATTGATTTGACAAGAACGTGGGAAATACTTGGTGAGATTATTGGTGAAAGTGTTCATGAAAGCTTAATTAATCAGTTGTTCTCGCAATTTTGTTTGGGGAAATAA
- the jag gene encoding RNA-binding cell elongation regulator Jag/EloR, which translates to MKEVTAVGQTVDAAVESALAQLKTTKNQVEIIVVEEGKKGFLGFGSRTAKVIVKKKVNPVELVEEFLKDVCEKMGVPVKIQVKQNGRNILYELSGEKIALLIGKRGQTLNSIQYLAQLVINRESKEYLKVLLDAEGYRERRKQALIQLAERIAYKAVKIGKEIPLEPMPADERKTIHTALVSFKGIKTYSSGEDAKRHIIIAPIKMKNR; encoded by the coding sequence GTGAAAGAAGTTACTGCCGTAGGACAAACAGTCGACGCAGCAGTGGAGTCAGCTTTAGCTCAGCTTAAGACAACAAAGAATCAAGTTGAAATCATTGTTGTTGAGGAAGGAAAAAAGGGATTTCTTGGTTTTGGTTCTAGAACAGCAAAGGTAATTGTAAAGAAAAAAGTGAATCCAGTGGAATTAGTAGAGGAATTTCTCAAAGATGTTTGCGAAAAAATGGGCGTTCCGGTTAAGATTCAAGTAAAACAAAATGGCAGAAATATATTGTATGAATTATCTGGTGAAAAAATTGCTCTATTAATCGGTAAAAGAGGGCAGACCCTTAATTCTATTCAATATCTAGCACAATTGGTCATTAATAGAGAATCAAAAGAATACTTAAAAGTATTATTAGATGCAGAAGGCTACCGTGAACGAAGAAAACAGGCGTTAATTCAGTTAGCGGAAAGAATTGCTTATAAAGCGGTTAAAATAGGCAAAGAGATTCCGCTCGAACCGATGCCCGCTGATGAAAGAAAAACAATTCATACTGCTTTGGTATCTTTCAAAGGAATAAAAACTTACTCTTCGGGAGAAGATGCGAAAAGGCATATAATTATTGCACCGATTAAGATGAAAAATAGATAG